ctgttgcaacatttttatttttttttccttcactacagtaaacaagtcagtacaacataagcacagcagatatatttacatgggactgaacaaaaatattcttacaaaaaaagtaaactgaaaaagaaaatttctgaaaaaaaatatattacagtaaaaacaacaacaaaaaaaaaaaaaaggcaagaaaaataattaggcagcatcttgccgcacagccgggtctggccacaacgcctcgtcaacatcacaggcaatatcttcccttgccagacatcgagggaagaagcgccttgagtgccttatccatccctgaattgcacccacatcaatctcatcacatgcctcttccatggcctgcacaagaggcatgcgcacaaagggctgccggtcgtataccttccaccgccatgccgaaaagaattcttctatggggttcagaaatggtgagtatggtgggaggtattgcacgagaaatgttgggtggtcagcaaaccagttttggactggggctgcacgatgaaagctcacgttgtcccatactacaacgtaccggtttctttgatggtctgcatcattcatacgctctggtggtatgagaatgttgtgaagtctgtccagaaatgtgagaatatgggctgtgttgtatggtccaagtttggcatgacggtggaggacaccatgcatattggagatggcagcgcacattgtgatgttcccaccacgttggccaggaacatctataatggctctgtggccaatgaggtttctccctcttcttctggtctttgctaggttgaacccagcctcatctataaagatgaactcatgtgggattgcatgagcatccatttccagtactccctgaaaacaaagaacaaaaatcactcaatatggtgttatccagtacactgggaaacaatgttgtgtgtagtgtactgcagtcaatatagtacttacatccacatatgctcgtctgaactctttgtttctttgagagtttctctcaaacggcaccttataaagttgtttcattctgatttggtttcgcttgagaatgcgagccaatgtggacagacgaactcgttgaatgttgttgaataaggtgttgtcttggatgatgtggctttgaatttctcgtaatctgatttcattattttccaaaaccaagtttacaatggcagcttcctgtaccccggtgaacatttggccccttcctccaccatggtgtcgtctctcagtcctttagaaaaaataaaataaaaatatatatagggcttggacaatgcagcctaaatattttcccccacagtagagtacattgtacaggaaacttgtacagttcatgaatggctgatgtcatacactaagtaaacaggtgtcacccaactgatgcactatgacatggggtatactacatgtgtactacatgaaattttggttacatacctgttctccagtctaaaggtccggatgacagaggcgacagtaaaacggctcaagtttggctgcactctctgtccagcctcacgcattgtcaacccatggttgatgacatgatctactaaggttgctctgatttcatttgaaagtgtttgtcttctttggccatgaactcctctacctgctctacccctacctctcactcttcctccccctcttattctcaacctccctcttcctcttcctcttcctctctctgcaatgtcttccattgttgttgtaaaaaaaaaaaggttctcacctgtggtcttttcatagtgcttacatcctgattgaagtgttaacaattaaccactgaggtgtttggccaggtggcacatgtaattggccaattagctcatgtagtgtcattttgaatggcagtgttttgaaatggcaaacatgtgactttatgtcagattgttgtgtcttatgcagagaactgtatttagtgaatttaaaaagtgctattttgaaatgcaaaatgtgtgtaaaacagaaaaggtgtttagacttttggagacttgagaagaagttttgctctctgtgtgtcagtttaaataattgtgctgtgcatgtcattttagtgtgttagcaattggaaaaaactgtaatgatacgtgtgacctcaaaggatgtatgtgtgtgtgagagagagataagCTTTATGCAAGGTTTACAGTAAGGAATGAAGGAACCGGTCAGTCTTTTTTGGTGGTTTTGTTGCTGTGGAAATGGACAGTGAACACTTGGGCGAGTCTCCAAATCAAGCAGATTGTGCATACTTGCACTTTTGCATAGTATGAGATCTCATAAAAATGCTGATATTTTCCTGGGGGTCATTTTAAAGTCTAAATATCTTCATTTAGTGAGGACTGTGGCCAAAATTTAATGCCAAATCTGCTGTTTCCTATTTAATTAGACAGATTATTCACTTTTTAGAGCTAAAATTTCATGTAATTGACACTTTTACGTCAGTCTCTCTTCCTGTGCACCCCTAAGGAGCATTTTATTGCTCAAAGGTTGCTATTTTAGTGCTCAGGAGACTTAATGAAGTTTTCTGTTAAATATCAGCTCTGTTTCAGGTCTAAAATAcctcatgaaaaataaaatagacaCAACTGTCGATGTAGAGTTCGAGTAGAGAGCTAAAAAATGTGGATATCAGATCAAATCATTTGGTATTAAAAAACATCTTTACATTTTAATCTCATTGTGATTGATGAGAAGCTATTGTTATATTAAAGAGAtctcatttgtgtttttgttcccAGCAGAATGAGAAAATCAGCACCAAAtcagaaataaaacattaaaatgttattgCTCAGCTGTTACTGCTCTTTTGTAGCTCAGGAGATTTACCGGATATCTCAGTATGCATGCAAGTATACACTTTGTTTTAGATGTTTCTCCTCAAATACCtttcaagagaaagaaaaaaaaaaatcaaatcaattgatgagaaatgttttcATGAGTTCGTGTAGTGAGATCTCTGTCTTTTGATAGCAGACTTTGGTACCTTGataatctgagcacagtttgagatTCTAATGAGAAACATCTAAGCAGAAAACTTGCACAGAATTCTTTACTTGCGATGTTAATGTGATTTCCATGTAAAAGATGCTGATTCTATCTTGTATGTGGATGACTTAACCAGCATCACTTATATATATCAGGACCTCCGGGTGTAAAAGAAACATGGAGAGAAGAACAGAATCCAGTGACAAGCAATTCTTCTGTTGGAATCGTCAAGTGCAAAGACCATAAGTGTGGGCATTGAGACAGGTGTGTTTGGTTGGAGCTGTACTTTTGCAGAAAAGTAGATCTTCAGGAATAGGATTGCTCACCATTGGAATAGTGCTTTTGTCTCACTGCTGTGTTGCGTCCTCTATTGGATAAACACCTACATTTGAATCTGTGTCACAGTGAACCAAAAATTATCTGAACACTTGAGCCACATTTAAAAATCACTCTTCCTTatgtaacaaaatatcaaacctaGTGCCATTTTTAAACGAATTGTAGCATGATCAAACCGAAAGTAAGTGCCATGCAATTTGGTTTTCCAGAACATCACAGCatcatacacaaatatatagAGCAAACTGCAACTAATACCAAGACTCAGGCAAaacaattccactaatgccaccTCAAGTTTATGTCATCACCACTTCCCATTCCTCTGCATTAATATTCAAGCTAGCCTTAAGGCCAGTTCACACTAAGAACAATAGTTTAAAGTTTATTGCCATTTGCACAGGTACATTACAGTACAGGTACATTGGAATTATCATGCGTTTCTCAGAGACAGCTTTTGTAAAAGTTAAAGGtagaataaaagtaataaaaaaaaaacataagcagcaaacatttttaaaagtgcaaaAAATAGACAATATGTACAAATAGACtttctaattaaaataaacataaaaaatagtaaactatataatattacacattgtttttttcagctaatattttatttcagctttattttgattaacagaaatgtttttaattgttttagtttgCCTGTCTGAAAGTCAAAACATCGATAGAACTGCACACTGTCAATTTTCCAGCTGTTTATATTCAATAATATAATGCTGGTGTGGGACACAGTTTCAGGCAGGAAGTCCCATATCCATCCAGGCCACTCCATAAACCTTTACATTATCCTActtataagaataataataaaaatgttgggaAAGTGATAACAAGGCTACCTTTTGTGTATAAATTGTCTCCACTttcttttatcagttttattttgataaacattctgtagcattacagttttttccaattgctaacacactaaaatgacatgcacagcacaattatttaaactgacacacagagagcaaaactccttctcaagtctccaaaagtctaaacaccttttctgttttacacacattttgcatttcaaaatagcactttttaaattcactaaatacagttctctgcataagacacaacaatctgacataaagtcacatgtttgccatttcaaaacactgccattcaaaatgacactacatgagctaattggccaattacatgtgccacctggccaaacacctcagtggttaattgttaacacttcaatcaggatgtaagcactatgaaaagaccacaggtgagaaccttttttttttacaacaacaatggaagacattgcagagagaggaagaggaagaggaagaggaagaggaagaggaagaggaagagggagaggaagaggaagaggaagagggagagggagagggagagggagaggaagagggagagggaggttgagaataagagggggaggaagagtgagaggtaggggtagagcaggtagaggagttcatggccaaagaagacaaacactttcaaatgaaatcagagcaaccttagtagatcatgtcatcaaccatgggttgacaatgcgtgaggctggacagagagtgcagccaaacttgagccgttttactgtcgcctctgtcatccggacctttagactggagaacaggtatgtaaccaaaatttcatgtagtacacatgtagtataccccatgtcatagtgtatcagttgggtgacacctgtttacttagtgtatgacatcagccattcatgaactgtacaagtttcctgtacaatgtactctactgtgggggaaaatatttaggctgcattgtccaagccctatatatatttttattttattttttctaaaggactgagagacgacaccatggtggaggaaggggccaaatgttcaccggggtacaggaagttgccattgtaaacttggttttggaaaataatgaaatcagattacgagaaattcaaagccacatcatccaagacaacaccttattcaacaacattcaacgagttcgtctgtccacattggctcgcattctcaagcgaaaccaaatcagaatgaaacaactttataaggtgccgtttgagagaaactctcaaagaaacaaagagttcagacgagcatatgtggatgtaagtactatattgactgcagtacactacacacaacattgtttcccagtgtactggataacaccatattgagtgatttttgttctttgttttcagggagtactggaaatggatgctcatgcaatcccacatgagttcatctttatagatgaggctgggttcaacctagcaaagaccagaagaagagggagaaacctcattggccacagagccattatagatgttcctggccaacgtggtgggaacatcacaatgtgcgctgccatctccaatatgcatggtgtcctccaccgtcatgccaaacttggaccatacaacacagcccatattctcacatttctggacagacttcacaacattctcataccaccagagcgtat
The nucleotide sequence above comes from Chanodichthys erythropterus isolate Z2021 chromosome 10, ASM2448905v1, whole genome shotgun sequence. Encoded proteins:
- the LOC137029115 gene encoding uncharacterized protein codes for the protein MFTGVQEAAIVNLVLENNEIRLREIQSHIIQDNTLFNNIQRVRLSTLARILKRNQIRMKQLYKVPFERNSQRNKEFRRAYVDGVLEMDAHAIPHEFIFIDEAGFNLAKTRRRGRNLIGHRAIIDVPGQRGGNITMCAAISNMHGVLHRHAKLGPYNTAHILTFLDRLHNILIPPERMNDADHQRNRYVVVWDNVSFHRAAPVQNWFADHPTFLVQYLPPYSPFLNPIEEFFSAWRWKVYDRQPFVRMPLVQAMEEACDEIDVGAIQGWIRHSRRFFPRCLAREDIACDVDEALWPDPAVRQDAA